The genomic region GCTTGCCTGTAATTTCAAATGGCTCcttatacagtactgtgcaaaagccaccattagatgttgttttagcaatgatGTAATGACCACATTTAATTATTTCTCAGTCTCTATTAGAATATAAccagaaaatacagtaaatttgTATGTAGGACTTTGAAAATCttgaagtgtttccagttaaaggcacagtatgtagATTTAATGCAGCTAGAGGTcgtctattcaaaacaaaggcgtagcttgatgacactgaacaaatacatttgcttaaaaaaaatcgGCAACTGGCAATGAAAGCAAAGAATCAAAGCAGTTCTCCTTATTAAAGGGCTGCAACACATTTCCTGTGATGTTTTTAACACTAAACCTGCTACGCAATGCAATAGTATATTTGGCTATGcgcaatctctctctctttctgcctCACATGCCACACCAGTCGGTGGCAGAACAGTTCCTGATTTTGGAAAGAAGTATCATGTCAAAGGTACATTTCTGCCTAATTACACAGAACATCCCAGTACAGTACACTTGTTTTTCAGTATGTCACATGTGCCTCTTTTCTGTAGGTGAGCTGAATTTGCCTCATTCTGAAGATTCTGATCCAGAACCGTTTGAAGTTTGGTACGACCTCGAGGGGAACAGAAGTCGCATCGACTATCGTAACAGTCAGTGATCTTCTGATGATAAAGTCACACAGTGTTAAAATCTAAATAGATTATGTATGTAGTTTCTCTTCATTGCTGCTCTCTATACAGGTACAGTGCGCACTTTTCTGATTGGAAACGACTTGGATTATGGCGTCATTTACCAGATCACACCAGTGccaattaaagaaattaaatatttcCAGCTTAAAGGAACAAAGGAGGATCCAATACGTCCACAGGCGGCACTGCCTGATCTGCAGGGCTTTGAAGTATGTACTACTTAAAgtgcttttttcattttcacCTTTCtctagtgtgtaatgttgctgtttgagcatgttGCTCCAGCGGGAGTTTTATTCTTTatatcagtgtcactgtttctgaactccctgaaatgtgtgaatatgtgaataaaatcaTTGTTTTTGTCCAGTTTGAGAAGATGGAGGATTACGCAGGCGTTCAGTGTGAGGTCTGGAAGAAGGTCACACAGGCTGGTCATAAGAAGAACACATATCGTCTGTGGGTCAAACGTCCAGAGGGAAGTGATTCCCCAGCCGTCCCGTACCACTTTGAGATGGAGGGCTTCAACACTCTTTTGGAGTCCcacaatgacaaatacatgatTGACTACAGTGACTTCAGCTCACAAACTGAATCGGACATTTTCACACCCCCTGGAGGTAACTGGAGAACACACATTCAGTGACACGCCTCTTTTACACTTACAGACCATCTGATCAAAAGCTCACTGAGGTATTATGTGTTTAATTAGGAATGACCTATGAGGAGTTTCCAGATCCTCCTGAGGAGCATCAAATATTGGCCAATCCCCTTCAAGACTATGTCAGCACCTCCCCTGTTAGCCACGCCCACCGATTGTTCGGCTCCTTTAAGGAGAAGTTTAATCGTCAGTATGAAAGTGAGAAGGAGCACGAGGAGCGCGAGAACTACTTTATACATAGTGTTCGGTgaggaaaaacaacaaacattaTAATGTAGAAGTAGTAAGTCTATGAAACTGTctaatttaagatattttttgtttaacatCCTCTTTCTCCTCAGCTGTGTGCACTCTACGAACAGAGCCGGTCTAACATTCAGCTGCGGTATCAATCACTTCGCTGATTGGTCAAAGGCAGAAAAGGCCAGGATGACAGGAGGTTTAATAATTCCAGATCAGATAAAGGAAGATACAAAATAGTCCTCACACATTTCTTTGAGTCTGTTGCCAACGAACAAGTAGTTCAGCTCACTTATACTGTCCTCTGATGAGATTagtgtaatttaatatttttcaaaatttttatttgaataattacATTTGGTTAAATTGAGTATCTGCATCTTCAAGCCATTTTGGCAACATGTATCATTTTCAGTTTATGGTTTGTAGTTGATCTGTTTATAAAGTGATCATGGTGACGTTGGTTATCAAACCCCAAATGTATTGACAAGCTAATGATTAAAATACTGATTAAAACCATATGTTTTGTCTTTGATTAAATGTACATAACATCAGTAGATGAAAAATGACTACCACATCAATAAGTTCTAATCTTGCAAAACCTCTTACTat from Chanodichthys erythropterus isolate Z2021 chromosome 15, ASM2448905v1, whole genome shotgun sequence harbors:
- the LOC137037319 gene encoding counting factor associated protein D-like, producing MAEEERSIDFGGRTVPDFGKKYHVKGELNLPHSEDSDPEPFEVWYDLEGNRSRIDYRNSTVRTFLIGNDLDYGVIYQITPVPIKEIKYFQLKGTKEDPIRPQAALPDLQGFEFEKMEDYAGVQCEVWKKVTQAGHKKNTYRLWVKRPEGSDSPAVPYHFEMEGFNTLLESHNDKYMIDYSDFSSQTESDIFTPPGGMTYEEFPDPPEEHQILANPLQDYVSTSPVSHAHRLFGSFKEKFNRQYESEKEHEERENYFIHSVRCVHSTNRAGLTFSCGINHFADWSKAEKARMTGGLIIPDQIKEDTK